GGAACATCACGATGCCGATGGTGATGAGAAAGTCCATGCGCATCAGCATGCCGCCGAGGAAAAGGGGAATGGCCAGCTTGGAACCGATGTTGGCCACCGGCAGGATGGCGCTGCGCAGCGCAAGTGCGGAATAGGCGGTGTGGTGTTGAATGGCGTGACCGGTTTCATGCGCCGCCACGCCCAGAGCAGCCAACGAATTGGAATCGTACACCGGCTCAGAGAGACGCAGCACTTTATGGGTCGGATCATAATGGTCGGATAGCGACCCTGGTACGGTCTCGACTTTGACATCATCGATGCCGTTGCGCTGCAAGAGCATGCGTGCCACCTGCGCCCCGGTCATGCCGGAAGCAGCCCGGCGCTCACTCATCCTTTTAAACGTGCTGCTCACTTTCCACTGGGCATAAACGCTCAGGATCAAGGCCGGCAGCAACAACATGATGTCGCTCATGGTAAACATC
The genomic region above belongs to bacterium and contains:
- a CDS encoding zinc metallopeptidase, whose amino-acid sequence is MFTMSDIMLLLPALILSVYAQWKVSSTFKRMSERRAASGMTGAQVARMLLQRNGIDDVKVETVPGSLSDHYDPTHKVLRLSEPVYDSNSLAALGVAAHETGHAIQHHTAYSALALRSAILPVANIGSKLAIPLFLGGMLMRMDFLITIGIVMFLGAVAFTLVTLPVEFNASRRAMAQLTSGGFLRNDEIQGAKSVLDAAALTYVAAAAMAVVQLIRLIMIRNHE